The window TGTGGTCTAATTCTCCCTTTCTATTATCCCTCAACAAGCATTGCCACCGAGTGAAAGTTTGATTCTCAACTTAATTAGTATCTCTAGAGTTACTTCTTCTTGATGCACAAAAGTTCCATAATTCTGTCTATTTCTACGCAACGGATGAACTAACCAGTTGCtactaaaaacataatatataactagAAGGTCATAAGAGCCCGATGATAGAAAAACCATGGTGAATGAATATAATTTCGTATACTGTTGTGTAGTGATCTCTCTGATTGAGAAAAATggtgttccttttttttttgctcaggTGTATGCCTATCACCGGTCTCTTCCGATGCCCATTACCTCGTACAAGTTTGGTTCTATCGATCCTATATCAGGCAAGGAGATCGAGGAGGACAACAACCTATTTGTTTCAAGTGTTTGCTGGAGAAAAAGATCGAATATGGTTGTTTCAGCTAGCTCAAATGGGTCCATCAAAGTTCTACAGTTAGTCTGAATCCATATATACATACAGAAGAAGCTCAGGTATCAACCCAAGTTCTTATAACGGTGTTGCGTATGAACAACAAGCTTCAACACCCAAAGAGATATGATCGAGACATCAATCTAACCGTACAGTGTTGGAATGATTATAAGATAGTTTATCTATATCCTGCTGGAGTTTGACCTCAAAAAGGGGTAATGGGAATGAGAGAGAAGAGCTATACTTGCGTTGGTCTATATAGTTGTGGTTTGATCAGCGGTTAGGGGGTTATTATACCGCTGATGGGTATACGTAGTAAGGTAAAAGAACTACTTTTTGGTGGTGttctaaagttttttatttttcattttttttttgttggcttctTAATAAGATCCCACTTTGTGATGTAAATTTGCTCTTATAGTTTTTAAGGTAAAATACCATATCCTgatgtatatatagttaatatgaGCTGTAGTCCTACAGGTGATTCTCACACAAAAGTTTTGTTcgtttctaaaatatatttgttttggattttgtaattgtttaaattttttggttcCACAAAATTTTTTACTCAAGAGTTTCAGTTCAACAAGTTTCTCAAATGAGTTGTGAATTCTTCAAATACATCGTTTGTTATTGACAAAAGCAACCTTTAAATACTTTTAGAGTTTTGCAAATAGTATAGGATTGATCAAGCATATAATAAACGATACCAAGGTCTCTTGCTCCATCTTGGTTATGGTCTTCACTCTTCACTCTTCACTTGGTatcgaaaatatttttagtttctgAGACAACAAATTACTAATTCACAGTGAAGGATGCAAAGTTTCAGTAAGAGAACAAATATAACCAGACTGTGCAAAAAAAGAGGGACATTACTAACTCTTAATGGGCCTGAACTCATTATCTTAAACCCCTTTTTAACAAAACCATCGCCGTCGTAATTCCAGTAACCAAATAACTCTTCCATCATCGCCGGGTAAGCTTCCATTTCTAAGCTATTTCGATCTCGTTTCATGGCGATCTATTTCTACTTCTAGTCAAGCTAGTCTATACTTAAGGGGTTTTGGGTAGAAGAGAATCAGTTAAGACATGCGTTTGATTCTCTAAAGTTCTGATTTTGTTTCTGAATGATCTAAAGGAATGATTTTTATACTAATGAAATTgagggttttttgttttggatgcaGAGAAGTGattttggaaatataaaaaTGGCGTTTGCTAGGGCAGTGAGAAGACCAATTGGAGTCTTTTATTATAGTGCTAGTGGTAGGTTTAGTTCTGGGAATGAGTATTCTACTGTGGCAAGCAAATTGGAAAATTTGTCTCAGAACAAGAGCTCTGTATTGTTGTCTGGATACACCACAAGCCCTGTTCGTGGTTTTGGGAACTTCTTACGGAGTTTTAGTTCGGGAGCTCCTGCTGTATCTGACCAAATGAGCCTTATCAAGCAACTTAGGGAAAGAACTAGTGCTCCTATTAAAGATGTCAAGGCTTCTCTTGTTGAATGCAATTGGGACCTTGGTAAGATTTGAACCTTGGACCTtggatcttttttttgtgttgtgtttataagtaggagtttttggatttgacacAGATGCTGCTCAGAAGGATTTgagaaagagagggaaagtATTGGCTTCGAAGAAGTCGTCACGGACAGCTGCTGAAGGAATGCTTGCGGTTGCTCAAAATGAGGGGAAAGTTGCTGTTATTGAACTTAACTGTGAGACAGACTTTGTTGCTAGAAATGAGATTTTCCAGTACTTGGTTAGTACCCATAACAATTTCTCATGGGATGCTTTATTTATTATTGCTGAATGATGGGCTTTTCGTTCCTTTTGTTCTCACAAATTTGACATGTCTTTGCAGGCTTTAGCTATGGCAAAACATGCTTTGCTGGTTGAAACTAGTTCTCAGCAAGTTTCTGGTGTCTTCCCTTTTGGACCTGAGCTTTTTGAGGTAGGTTTTTTGATGTACTCTCTTGTTTCCTTTCATTTCTTTAACATCGTGGGTTGATGTTTGCACTATCTGAGATATTGATATCCAGTTTTCATTTCTAATCACTCTTACGGATGCTATTCAGGAGTTTAAGCTTAATCTGGATCATCCAAAAGTGAGTGGTGAAACAACGGTTTCAAACGCTGTTACTGAAGTAGCTGCGATTATGGGAGAGAACGTGAAatttaggagaggtttcttgtTGTCAAAATCTTCAGCAGGTGTCCTTTCTGCATATCTTCACACAAGTCCTCAACCAGGTACTAGTTGTTCCCTTCCCTTTGTCTCTAATCTCATTTTTATGGTAACCTTATGTGCCtttctaactatttttttatatatgagaatAGGGTTGGGTCGTATAGCTGGGATTGTATCTCTCGAAGTAGAAGGTGAAAATACTCAACTTGAGGCTATTCAGCGTGTAGGCTCAGAACTGGCTATGCATGTTGTAGCAGCAAAGCCTTTATTTTTAAGCAAAGACCTAGTTTCTTCAGAAGCAATAGCAAATGAACGCGAGATTCTGAAGTCTCAGGTCAGCGTCACCTCATTGTTTATGAAACTGAGCTGTAATTTGTAAATAGACACAACCCGAGTGGGGAAAAGTTTGCTTATCAAATGTGTTGTATATGACAGGCAGAAAGTACAGGCAAGTCTCAGATGGCTGTAGAGAAGATTGTGGAAGGGCGTCTCCGTAAATATTTTGAAGAAGTTGCTCTAATGGAGCAAAAGTTTATTGTGAACGATGCTATAAACATTAAGGTATGTAGATTTAGCTTATAACACCAAATTTTGCCTCATGATTATCTCTGCATTGCTTGTCATCGCTTGTTTAATGAAACTTTTGAGTTACTATTCCACAGACACTGGTTGATAATTTGTCCAAGGAGGTGGGCTCACCTGTGAAGGTTTCCAATTTTCTGAGAGTTGAGGTTGGAGAAGGAATCGAAAGGTAAATGTAACTGTGACCCGTATATGTCCAGTACGACTAATCATTGTTGTTACATCAGTAACTTATGAATGTTGtggatattttgttttgtttttttttgaaggcTTGAAGCATCTGATGAACCTGTTGCTCAAACTGCTTGAAGAAGACATGGATCAAGGACATGTGTTAGATTTACAGACCACTTTCTTTCTTTGGGTGCTTTAGAATTCATGGCTTCAGTGCCATCTTGAGATTACAGAATCTTTCCCataattttgttgttataaAAACCGTCAGTTTTGCCACACAATATGGCAATAAGATCAATGATTGTACCTTCGGAAGCTATGACAATTACCATTGTTTGTGTTCTCCTACTAAGATcattatacaaaagaaaatccTTCACTTCTATATCTGTCCACTTACCTATGGACTGTACTTATACGCTGCTTGAGTATACAGAGCTAGACTATGATGCTTAGGTCCGCCCAACCAGTCTCTATGCTATAGAAACATTTTGTCATATTTGTACATACTGAgggatttttttataattcttgTTCTCCTCATCGTCTTTTAGTTGATTGTTGTATTGTAAGAGTGATTCATGTAGGTATGACATAATGAAAAGAGGAGAAATGTCATCTTTCACAAGAAATATAAAGATCCAGCCAGAGTcagagagaggtttaaaaagcATATCAAATTAAGAAATCCAAAGGCTAATCAAGTTTGGAGACTCGAAAAAGCTTGGTAGCTCAAATTACTCATGTTCCTTGGATGGCTTGGAGATCCTCTTACGTTTACCACCCGGTACAGTTTCTTCCATTACTACTGGGGCTGTGAAAGTGAAATCTTTAAGCGGAGTATCCTTGAAATCCGGATTTGCATTGATGAAGGCTGCAAGTTCATTAGGAGTCCTCATCCTCTTCCCTGTCGGAGTGACGTAGTACACATCCACTCTCGAGTTGTCCTTCCTCAAAACTATCTCCCTTTCAAACCCTGTTGGTGTCTTTGTCACGCCAGGCTTGTCCATGACCCATATTGTAGTAGTCATATTCTAGCTCTCCAACATCAAGACATGACACAGCTTCAATCTTCTCGCACAcgaactcttcttcttttactctcaTTCTAATCTCCTCAAAATCTTCCCGAGTATGAATTTTCCTCCATTTGAAGCACCTTGCACACTGAACAGCGTACGTATCTATCAACCCCTCATGATTACCAGATCTTGTCTGCACAAGTAATTTTGAACATCAGTCAAAAAGGGCATTTGTGAAACTAATCCAACATTAATGTTGATTACATATAATTAACTTAATCAATCAGCCaagatatccaaaaaaaaagtttaataccTTTTAAGTCTACATCAAATGATTCACTAATAAGGTCTTAATCCACCTACCCTAGTATATATTTCACAAGATTTTTATATTGGAAATGGAATTGCTTGAAACTACATTAGACGAGGAACATATTTTTAGAACACTGAATTCCACAAGTGGTGACAGAGGAAAAAACAACGAGTAATGTGTAGTAGAGTAGTGTGGTTACTTTACCTTGGTAGTGGTTGATTGATTGGGTCTTCCTGCTCGTCGTCCATTCTCACTTCTTTAGTTTTTTCGATGAAGCATATGGATATGAGATTGAAGGTGGCTTGATGATGGATGATAATAGCCAGCCACACacttgctttgattttttttttgtttaacaataaCAGGTTGTGTCGTTACAATATGACAGACCACTCCACGCTTAACACGTTCGTTAACCGCAAATGGGCTGAAAACAGtataaacaatataataaatgggctgaaaattgtataaacaatataataaatagGCTGAGAATAGTATAAACGATATAATAAATGGACTGTGGCTCATGCCAATGATATTTATTAGACAAGGAACATATTTTTAGAAATCTGCAATCCACAAGTGGTGACAGATAAAAAGACCACCAAGAAATGTGTAGCAGAGTAGTGTGGTTACTTTACGTTAGTAGTGGTTGATTAATTGGGTCTCCCTCATCGTCAATTCTCACTTCTTTAGTTTTTTCGATGAAGCATACTTCTTTAGTTTAAGCATATAGATATGAGATTGAAGGTGGCTTGATGATGGATGATAACAGCCAGCCACACACTTGATTTGGGATTTTTCCGTTTAACAATAACAGGTTGTATCGTTACAGTGTGACAGATCACTCTGCTCAACACATTTGTTAGTCATAAATGGGCTGAAAGTAGTATAAAAGATATAATAAATGGGCTGTGACTCATCCCAATGATATTTATTAGAGAATTTAACACTTATAGACACATCTAATAGCACATACACAACATTTTGTGTAATGACCCATACACTTTCTAGCTAAATACCAAGCACCCTCCTATTTAATTCCATCTTACTTTGTactctaaatatataatactaaaataattttgacatctcttctctctcacctCTCTCATTGTGTCCAAATTGTAATGTCTCATCAAAcacaaatttatatagattCATTACATACatagttttttggtttttacatGAATACattgttttttggttgtaaTGGTCACTTAGAAAAATAGACAAATGATGGATCAcatatttattttgatgatgTCTCACCTTAAAACTAT is drawn from Camelina sativa cultivar DH55 chromosome 8, Cs, whole genome shotgun sequence and contains these coding sequences:
- the LOC104707404 gene encoding elongation factor Ts, mitochondrial isoform X2; the protein is MAFARAVRRPIGVFYYSASGRFSSGNEYSTVASKLENLSQNKSSVLLSGYTTSPVRGFGNFLRSFSSGAPAVSDQMSLIKQLRERTSAPIKDVKASLVECNWDLDAAQKDLRKRGKVLASKKSSRTAAEGMLAVAQNEGKVAVIELNCETDFVARNEIFQYLALAMAKHALLVETSSQQVSGVFPFGPELFEEFKLNLDHPKVSGETTVSNAVTEVAAIMGENVKFRRGFLLSKSSAGVLSAYLHTSPQPGLGRIAGIVSLEVEGENTQLEAIQRVGSELAMHVVAAKPLFLSKDLVSSEAIANEREILKSQAESTGKSQMAVEKIVEGRLRKYFEEVALMEQKFIVNDAINIKTLVDNLSKEVGSPVIVVL
- the LOC104707404 gene encoding elongation factor Ts, mitochondrial isoform X1; its protein translation is MAFARAVRRPIGVFYYSASGRFSSGNEYSTVASKLENLSQNKSSVLLSGYTTSPVRGFGNFLRSFSSGAPAVSDQMSLIKQLRERTSAPIKDVKASLVECNWDLDAAQKDLRKRGKVLASKKSSRTAAEGMLAVAQNEGKVAVIELNCETDFVARNEIFQYLALAMAKHALLVETSSQQVSGVFPFGPELFEEFKLNLDHPKVSGETTVSNAVTEVAAIMGENVKFRRGFLLSKSSAGVLSAYLHTSPQPGLGRIAGIVSLEVEGENTQLEAIQRVGSELAMHVVAAKPLFLSKDLVSSEAIANEREILKSQAESTGKSQMAVEKIVEGRLRKYFEEVALMEQKFIVNDAINIKTLVDNLSKEVGSPVKVSNFLRVEVGEGIERLEASDEPVAQTA